A stretch of Kyrpidia spormannii DNA encodes these proteins:
- a CDS encoding DUF2294 domain-containing protein, giving the protein MEESRRDREQAFANLVRAYRKNHIGKGPEKIKVTFFGNWAIAHMAGSLSPVERFIARTDQGRMMIWQARTHMIKELYQQTRPVDMEALVGANFVKLFTDIDVDQDEVVSVFVFDRPIDGGTRMNEL; this is encoded by the coding sequence ATGGAGGAGTCGCGGCGGGATCGCGAGCAAGCGTTCGCGAATTTGGTGCGGGCCTATCGGAAAAACCATATCGGCAAGGGGCCGGAAAAGATCAAGGTGACCTTTTTTGGAAACTGGGCCATCGCCCACATGGCCGGGAGCCTCAGCCCGGTTGAGCGATTTATTGCGCGCACCGATCAGGGACGGATGATGATTTGGCAGGCGAGAACGCACATGATTAAAGAATTATACCAACAAACGCGTCCCGTGGACATGGAGGCTTTGGTGGGTGCGAATTTTGTAAAATTGTTCACCGATATTGACGTCGATCAGGATGAGGTGGTTTCAGTATTCGTTTTTGATCGGCCTATCGATGGAGGGACCCGGATGAATGAATTATAG
- the fdhD gene encoding formate dehydrogenase accessory sulfurtransferase FdhD, with translation MAENVRSYKAKKITLGHVQEFDDTVAVETPLTLYVNDEEFVTLVCTPDCVEELIIGFLASEGLIRGPEDIQSLTMDASDGIVWASLPRLSTPARRMFGKRILTSCCGRGRTSFYFFNDARTARKIIGTWTVSPEACFRAMASLQQASQLFHATGGIHHAALAQSSGDLVAVRADVGRHNTLDKLYGWALREKFDATQVMVVFSGRVSSEVLLKVAKMGAPILLSKSAPTDLGLRLADELGVTVAGFLRGNGMNVYTHAERITDENVTK, from the coding sequence ATGGCGGAAAACGTCCGCTCGTATAAAGCCAAAAAAATCACTCTCGGTCACGTCCAAGAGTTCGACGATACGGTGGCGGTGGAAACACCGCTCACTCTCTATGTGAACGACGAGGAATTCGTGACCCTGGTCTGCACCCCCGACTGTGTGGAGGAGCTTATTATCGGCTTTCTCGCCTCGGAAGGGCTAATCCGGGGCCCGGAAGACATTCAATCTCTCACCATGGACGCCTCGGACGGCATCGTGTGGGCGTCACTGCCCAGGCTGTCGACACCCGCCCGGAGGATGTTCGGAAAACGGATCCTCACCAGTTGCTGCGGCCGAGGGCGGACTTCATTTTATTTTTTCAACGACGCCCGCACCGCCCGGAAGATCATCGGCACCTGGACCGTGTCCCCGGAAGCCTGTTTTAGAGCCATGGCTTCTTTGCAGCAGGCATCCCAGCTTTTTCACGCCACCGGAGGCATCCATCACGCGGCTTTGGCACAATCTTCCGGGGATCTCGTCGCTGTCCGCGCGGACGTCGGACGGCACAACACGCTCGACAAACTGTACGGCTGGGCCCTCAGGGAAAAGTTTGACGCGACTCAGGTCATGGTGGTGTTCAGCGGCCGCGTCTCCTCGGAGGTGCTGTTGAAGGTCGCCAAGATGGGCGCGCCGATCCTGCTCTCCAAATCGGCCCCGACAGACCTCGGCTTACGCCTGGCCGATGAACTCGGAGTGACGGTGGCAGGGTTTCTTCGGGGGAATGGGATGAATGTCTACACCCACGCCGAACGAATCACCGATGAGAATGTGACCAAATGA
- a CDS encoding MFS transporter: MIAFLYMPSLHQALLFEVLLFAIISCYGGGFASIPAYIGDLFGTKQLGAIHGYILTAWSAAGIVGPMVVAAIKDATKSYDATFYVFAGLLAVALAVSLWIRLEIRVLRQANESQPTHTNPISSAEN; the protein is encoded by the coding sequence TTGATCGCCTTCCTGTATATGCCGTCTCTTCACCAGGCACTGTTGTTTGAAGTCCTACTTTTCGCCATCATTTCCTGCTACGGCGGCGGCTTCGCCTCGATTCCGGCCTACATCGGAGACCTGTTCGGCACCAAGCAATTGGGCGCCATACACGGGTACATTTTGACGGCCTGGTCAGCGGCGGGCATCGTCGGTCCCATGGTGGTGGCAGCGATCAAAGATGCCACGAAATCCTACGACGCCACCTTCTACGTCTTCGCCGGCCTTTTGGCTGTCGCCTTGGCCGTTTCGCTCTGGATTCGCTTGGAGATCCGGGTTTTGCGCCAGGCGAATGAGTCCCAGCCGACGCACACGAATCCTATCTCCTCGGCGGAAAACTAA
- a CDS encoding SPW repeat protein yields the protein MSQAAWTAWLSALLGLWFIVSPWVFNFSQNVGAMWNSIIVGIVVAVLSAYAGSQMSKRGS from the coding sequence ATGAGTCAAGCGGCTTGGACGGCATGGCTGAGTGCATTGCTGGGGCTGTGGTTCATCGTATCACCTTGGGTCTTCAACTTCAGCCAGAACGTCGGGGCGATGTGGAACAGTATCATCGTCGGTATCGTCGTGGCGGTTTTGTCGGCCTATGCGGGCTCCCAGATGAGTAAACGGGGTTCGTGA
- the mnmA gene encoding tRNA 2-thiouridine(34) synthase MnmA, whose amino-acid sequence MDKGTVVVAMSGGVDSSVTAALLKERGYDVIGITMRLRGGEETSSGRGCCSVDDVSDARRVCQTLGIPFYAVNYREAFEKRVIQYFEDEYKRGRTPNPCIACNMYMKYDLLLEQALDLGADYLATGHYARVLYDESRGRYVLRKAEDRRKDQTYVLYHLTQEQLARTLFPLGEYEKSEVREMAREFGLRVANKAESQDICFVPNGDYGEFLRRRMGDSAVAPGDFVDTEGHVVGRHEGVPFYTIGQRKGLGVAVGHPVYVVDIQPERNRVVLGPRERVFAAGLVASKVNWVSLPRPDGPTRVNAKIRYGAPEAAATLYPEEEGRVRVEFDEPQRAVTPGQAVVFYRGEDVVGGGTIEKSLALA is encoded by the coding sequence ATGGATAAGGGGACCGTGGTGGTAGCCATGAGCGGCGGCGTGGACAGTTCGGTCACCGCCGCCCTGCTCAAGGAACGAGGATACGATGTGATCGGAATTACCATGCGGCTGCGGGGGGGAGAAGAGACTTCTTCCGGCCGGGGGTGCTGCTCGGTGGATGATGTGAGCGACGCCCGGCGGGTCTGTCAGACGCTGGGGATTCCTTTTTACGCCGTCAATTACCGCGAGGCTTTCGAAAAACGGGTCATTCAGTATTTTGAAGACGAATACAAGCGGGGACGGACGCCGAACCCCTGCATTGCGTGCAACATGTATATGAAGTACGACCTGCTCCTCGAGCAGGCGTTGGATCTCGGGGCGGACTACCTGGCCACGGGACATTACGCCCGGGTACTGTACGACGAATCCCGGGGTCGCTATGTGTTGCGCAAGGCGGAGGACCGGCGAAAAGACCAGACCTATGTCCTGTATCACCTGACTCAGGAACAGCTCGCCCGGACCTTGTTCCCCCTCGGGGAGTACGAGAAGTCGGAGGTTCGGGAGATGGCGAGGGAATTTGGGCTCCGGGTGGCGAACAAGGCGGAGAGCCAGGACATCTGTTTCGTCCCGAACGGGGATTACGGAGAATTTCTCCGTCGGAGGATGGGGGATTCAGCCGTAGCGCCGGGGGATTTTGTCGACACCGAAGGGCATGTGGTCGGTCGGCACGAAGGGGTTCCTTTCTACACCATCGGCCAGCGAAAGGGCTTGGGGGTGGCGGTGGGTCATCCCGTATATGTGGTGGATATTCAGCCAGAGCGCAATCGGGTGGTGTTAGGGCCCAGGGAGCGGGTGTTTGCGGCGGGCCTCGTGGCTTCGAAGGTGAATTGGGTCTCCCTTCCCCGGCCGGACGGTCCGACCCGGGTGAACGCGAAGATTCGTTACGGGGCCCCAGAAGCTGCGGCCACCCTTTACCCCGAAGAGGAAGGGCGGGTCCGGGTGGAGTTCGATGAGCCTCAGCGGGCGGTGACCCCGGGGCAGGCGGTGGTGTTTTACCGGGGCGAGGACGTGGTTGGCGGTGGTACGATCGAAAAAAGTTTGGCCTTGGCCTGA
- a CDS encoding cysteine desulfurase family protein gives MRAIYLDHAATTFVLPEVREAMARHLEERVGNPSSIHEFGRRAKAAVEDAREAVAALIGATAAEVVFTSGGTEADNAALVGAVLALRDRGRHVVTTAIEHHAVLYTARHLEEWGFEVTYVHPGPRGVVGAEDVARALRPDTVLVSVMWVNNETGAVQPVRDIGALAKERGILFHTDAVQAVPWLPVEVDAVGCDLLSVSAHKLHGPQGIGALYVRKGTPWVPLLYGGTQERGRRAGTENVPGIVGFGAAAAWLKARRTAGLDHAARLREIFLGAVREEFGQVLVHSPEDGIPAILNVAFPGVSAETLLMNLDLHGIAASSGSACTSGSLEPSHVLQAMGLGDAVVRSSLRFSFSIQTTEEEVREAGRAVGRIARRLVRPGGHG, from the coding sequence ATGAGGGCCATCTATTTGGACCACGCGGCGACCACCTTCGTGCTGCCGGAAGTGCGGGAAGCCATGGCCCGCCACTTGGAAGAACGGGTGGGGAATCCGTCGAGTATTCACGAGTTCGGCCGCAGAGCCAAGGCGGCTGTGGAGGATGCCCGGGAGGCGGTGGCGGCGCTGATTGGCGCCACTGCGGCAGAAGTGGTGTTCACCAGCGGAGGCACGGAGGCGGACAACGCCGCGTTAGTCGGTGCCGTTTTGGCTCTGCGGGACCGAGGTCGGCACGTGGTGACCACGGCCATCGAGCACCATGCGGTGTTGTACACTGCTCGGCACTTGGAGGAGTGGGGGTTTGAGGTCACCTATGTCCATCCGGGGCCAAGGGGTGTTGTGGGGGCCGAAGACGTGGCCAGGGCGCTTCGGCCGGACACGGTTTTAGTCAGCGTCATGTGGGTGAACAACGAAACCGGGGCGGTTCAGCCCGTGCGGGATATCGGCGCATTGGCCAAGGAGCGGGGCATCCTTTTTCACACCGATGCGGTCCAGGCAGTGCCGTGGCTCCCGGTGGAGGTGGATGCGGTCGGCTGTGATCTGCTGTCCGTGTCCGCCCACAAACTGCACGGGCCCCAAGGGATCGGCGCGCTCTATGTCCGGAAGGGCACTCCCTGGGTGCCGCTCCTGTACGGCGGAACCCAGGAACGGGGGAGACGGGCGGGCACGGAGAATGTCCCGGGCATCGTCGGATTTGGCGCGGCGGCAGCCTGGCTCAAGGCGAGGCGAACTGCGGGTTTGGACCACGCGGCTCGGTTGAGAGAAATTTTTCTCGGTGCAGTCCGGGAGGAGTTTGGCCAGGTCCTGGTTCACTCCCCGGAAGACGGCATTCCCGCCATCCTCAATGTCGCGTTTCCCGGGGTTTCGGCGGAGACCTTGTTGATGAATCTCGATTTGCACGGAATTGCGGCGTCGAGCGGTTCGGCGTGTACTTCCGGGTCTTTAGAGCCCTCCCATGTACTGCAGGCGATGGGCCTCGGGGACGCGGTGGTGCGAAGTTCCTTGCGTTTTAGCTTTTCGATACAAACCACAGAGGAGGAGGTGCGGGAGGCCGGACGCGCGGTGGGGCGGATCGCCCGGCGATTGGTCCGGCCCGGTGGCCATGGATAA
- the cymR gene encoding cysteine metabolism transcriptional regulator CymR, producing the protein MKLSTRGRYGITLMVDLAINSGDQPVSLKSIAERQNLSEHYLEQLIAPLRNAGLVKSIRGAYGGYVLAKPAQEITAGDIVRVLEGPITVVEDEPTGLRRLWDEVRDAINAVLDRTTLVDLAEMMRQGTDDGLMYYI; encoded by the coding sequence ATGAAATTGTCGACCCGAGGTCGTTACGGGATTACGTTGATGGTGGATTTAGCGATCAACAGTGGGGACCAGCCGGTGTCCCTGAAATCCATCGCCGAGCGCCAGAATCTGTCGGAACATTATCTGGAGCAGTTGATTGCGCCTCTGCGCAACGCCGGGCTTGTCAAAAGTATCCGCGGCGCGTACGGGGGGTATGTGCTTGCCAAACCCGCCCAGGAGATTACGGCCGGGGATATCGTCCGGGTTCTGGAGGGCCCCATCACCGTGGTGGAAGATGAACCGACGGGTCTTCGCCGGCTGTGGGATGAAGTGCGGGATGCCATCAATGCCGTGTTGGACCGAACGACCCTGGTTGATCTCGCGGAGATGATGCGCCAGGGCACAGATGACGGTTTGATGTACTACATTTAA
- a CDS encoding replication-associated recombination protein A, whose product MDLFSYRAEQEKRMNAPLAARMRPATLDELVGQEDVVGPGTLLRRAIEADRLTSVIFYGPPGVGKTTLARLIAGYTRSAFVTLSAVTAGVADLRRIVDDARERLGMYGQKTTLFIDEIHRFNKAQQDALLPHVEDGLIILIGATTENPYFEVNKALLSRSQVFALHPLGPEDLKTIARRAIADKERGLGTMPLEVREEALDHWVRYCEGDARRLLSALELAALTTAPDDRGRIVVTLEVAEASIQRRAVVYDREGDVHYDTISAFIKSVRGSDPDAALLWLAKMLKAGEDPLFIARRLVILASEDIGNADPQGLVVAVSAFQAVQWLGMPEGRIPLAQATTYLATAPKSNASYMALEKALADVGKGLDLTVPRHLRDAHYSGAKAMGHGEGYLYPHDYPGHWVEQSYLPPGIAPRRYYRPSDQGHEQQIARFMAARWKEEQSPGEKRGEAGEKITGEGKHQVEGSGTP is encoded by the coding sequence ATGGATCTGTTTTCCTATCGCGCTGAGCAGGAGAAACGGATGAACGCTCCTCTGGCGGCCCGCATGCGTCCGGCGACCCTTGACGAACTCGTGGGCCAGGAGGATGTGGTGGGCCCTGGCACCCTTCTTCGTCGAGCCATTGAGGCGGACCGACTCACTTCGGTGATCTTTTACGGACCTCCGGGCGTGGGTAAAACGACCCTGGCTCGGCTGATCGCGGGGTACACCCGCTCTGCTTTCGTCACCCTTAGCGCCGTGACCGCGGGGGTAGCGGATTTAAGACGAATCGTGGATGACGCCCGGGAACGTTTGGGGATGTATGGGCAGAAAACCACATTGTTTATCGACGAGATCCATCGTTTCAATAAGGCCCAGCAGGATGCCCTGCTGCCTCACGTCGAGGACGGGCTGATCATCCTCATCGGGGCGACCACGGAAAATCCGTATTTTGAGGTCAACAAGGCGCTCCTGTCCCGCTCCCAAGTGTTCGCCCTGCACCCGCTCGGTCCGGAAGACTTAAAAACGATCGCGAGGCGGGCCATTGCGGATAAAGAACGGGGGCTGGGTACGATGCCTCTGGAGGTGCGGGAGGAGGCATTGGATCACTGGGTGCGCTATTGTGAAGGAGACGCCCGCAGGCTGCTAAGCGCCCTGGAGCTAGCCGCCTTGACGACCGCTCCGGACGACCGGGGCCGGATTGTTGTCACGCTGGAGGTGGCGGAGGCGTCCATTCAGCGCCGGGCGGTGGTTTACGATCGGGAAGGGGACGTCCATTATGACACCATTTCCGCCTTCATTAAATCGGTCCGGGGTTCAGACCCCGACGCGGCGCTGTTGTGGTTGGCGAAAATGCTCAAGGCGGGGGAGGACCCGCTGTTTATCGCACGGCGGTTGGTGATTCTGGCCAGCGAAGACATTGGGAACGCCGATCCACAGGGACTGGTGGTGGCGGTGTCGGCTTTTCAAGCGGTCCAGTGGCTCGGCATGCCCGAAGGGAGGATCCCCCTCGCTCAGGCCACGACCTATTTGGCCACGGCGCCAAAGAGCAATGCCAGTTATATGGCGCTGGAGAAAGCGTTGGCAGATGTCGGGAAAGGGCTGGACCTGACTGTCCCCCGCCATCTCCGGGATGCCCATTATAGCGGAGCAAAGGCCATGGGTCACGGAGAAGGGTATCTCTATCCCCACGATTATCCTGGCCACTGGGTGGAACAGTCCTATCTGCCTCCGGGAATTGCACCCCGGCGGTATTACCGGCCCAGCGATCAGGGCCACGAGCAGCAAATCGCTCGTTTCATGGCCGCGCGCTGGAAAGAAGAGCAGTCCCCGGGCGAAAAGAGGGGGGAGGCGGGCGAGAAGATCACGGGCGAGGGAAAGCATCAAGTCGAAGGGAGTGGGACTCCATGA
- the aspS gene encoding aspartate--tRNA ligase, which yields MAQAGKESLTRTAMCGRLSESDIGREVVLSGWVQRRRDLGGVIFLDLRDRSGIVQVVSSPEFGEAAFAVADLVRNEYVISVRGDVVARDPDTVNPNLETGTIEVRAREVELLNRSKPTPFPIEDGIDVDESVRLRFRYLDLRRPEMQRTFLLRHRAMQLVRRFLDRHGFMEIETPMLTRRTPEGARDYLVPSRVHPGQFYALPQSPQLFKQLLMVSGFERYFQIVRCFRDEDLRADRQPEFTQIDIEMSFMPLAEFQELMERMMAELFQELLGVTVPLPFRRIPYDEAMLRYGSDKPDLRFGLEIRDVTETVKTCGFRVFQSAVNSGGAVRGLNAKGCGGFSRKEIDDLGALAGQLGAKGLAWMVITDEGVKSPIAKFFTDEELAAIRRELGAEAGDLLIFVADRPEICAEVLGQLRLHLGRRLGLIDDGSFAFAWITDFPLFSYDEEEKRWVAEHHPFTMPRWEDVDLMERDPGRVRAQAYDMVLNGYEIGGGSLRIYRREIQEAMFRTLGFSMEEAREKFGFLLEAFEYGAPPHGGMAFGFDRVVMLMAGKSSIRECIAFPKTASASCLLTGAPSEISEEQWRELHIRPDGVTARQ from the coding sequence ATGGCACAGGCAGGTAAGGAATCGTTAACGCGCACCGCGATGTGCGGACGGCTAAGCGAGTCCGACATAGGCCGGGAGGTGGTTCTCAGCGGCTGGGTCCAGCGGCGGCGGGATCTGGGTGGAGTGATTTTTCTGGATCTGCGGGACCGCAGTGGAATCGTTCAAGTGGTGTCGAGTCCAGAGTTTGGAGAGGCTGCCTTTGCGGTGGCGGATCTCGTGCGCAACGAATATGTGATCAGCGTGCGGGGGGATGTGGTGGCCCGGGATCCGGATACCGTCAATCCGAATTTGGAGACGGGGACCATCGAAGTGAGGGCCCGGGAGGTGGAATTGCTCAACCGGTCGAAGCCGACCCCCTTTCCGATTGAGGACGGCATCGATGTGGATGAGTCGGTGCGTTTGCGGTTTCGATACTTGGATTTGCGGCGGCCGGAGATGCAGCGGACGTTTTTGCTGCGGCACCGGGCCATGCAACTGGTCCGGCGGTTCTTGGACCGCCACGGGTTCATGGAAATCGAGACCCCCATGTTGACCCGCAGGACGCCAGAAGGGGCCAGGGATTATCTCGTCCCCAGCCGGGTGCACCCCGGACAATTCTATGCCCTGCCCCAGTCCCCTCAGCTGTTCAAGCAACTGTTGATGGTCTCGGGGTTCGAACGGTATTTTCAGATCGTGCGGTGTTTCCGGGATGAAGATCTCCGGGCGGATCGCCAGCCCGAGTTTACCCAGATCGATATTGAAATGTCCTTTATGCCCCTGGCGGAGTTCCAGGAATTGATGGAGCGGATGATGGCGGAGTTGTTTCAGGAACTGCTCGGCGTGACGGTTCCACTCCCGTTTCGGCGGATACCCTATGATGAAGCGATGCTCCGGTACGGCTCAGATAAACCGGACTTGCGGTTCGGTCTGGAGATTCGGGACGTGACGGAGACGGTTAAAACCTGTGGATTTCGGGTGTTTCAGAGCGCGGTGAATTCCGGTGGGGCGGTGCGCGGGCTCAACGCCAAGGGATGCGGAGGGTTCAGTCGCAAGGAAATCGACGATTTGGGGGCACTGGCCGGACAGCTGGGGGCTAAGGGCCTGGCGTGGATGGTCATTACCGATGAAGGCGTCAAATCCCCGATCGCCAAATTTTTCACCGACGAGGAACTCGCCGCCATCCGCCGGGAGCTTGGCGCCGAGGCCGGGGACCTGCTTATTTTTGTGGCCGACCGGCCGGAGATCTGCGCGGAGGTGCTGGGGCAACTGCGGTTACATTTGGGGCGCAGACTCGGGCTGATCGACGACGGGTCTTTCGCCTTCGCATGGATCACCGATTTTCCGCTGTTTAGCTATGATGAAGAGGAAAAACGATGGGTGGCGGAACATCATCCCTTCACGATGCCTCGCTGGGAAGATGTGGATTTGATGGAACGAGACCCGGGGCGGGTACGGGCTCAGGCTTACGACATGGTGCTCAATGGTTATGAGATCGGAGGCGGCAGTCTGCGCATTTATCGCCGGGAGATCCAGGAGGCGATGTTCCGGACCCTCGGGTTCTCGATGGAAGAGGCTCGGGAGAAATTCGGCTTTTTGTTGGAGGCCTTTGAATACGGGGCCCCTCCCCACGGGGGAATGGCTTTCGGATTCGACCGGGTCGTGATGCTTATGGCGGGGAAGTCCTCCATTCGGGAGTGTATTGCTTTCCCGAAAACGGCCAGCGCCTCGTGCCTCTTGACCGGTGCTCCTTCGGAGATCTCGGAAGAGCAGTGGCGGGAGTTGCACATCCGGCCGGATGGCGTGACGGCCCGACAATAG
- the hisS gene encoding histidine--tRNA ligase, which translates to MLTQRPRGMHDILPQEASLWHEIEEAARRICARYGFSEVRTPILEHTELFQRGVGENTDIVEKEMYTFNDRGGRSMTLRPEGTAGAVRAYVEHKFYGGPQPVKWFYLGPMFRYERPQAGRQRQFHQFGVEVFGVADPAVDAEVIALGLDFVEDIGLKGLRLELNSVGCSQCRPVYRERLLAYYRPLREQLCEDCQGRLERNPLRLLDCKRETCKALAQRAPRIGEALCDECRAHDEGLHRHLDAAGIAYEINPRLVRGLDYYTRTAFEVVEEGIGAQGTVLGGGRYNGLVEELGGPSVPGIGFAAGLERLILALEQRRGEGASEAGVDVFGIALGDEASVELTGWLRRLRALGCRAERGFEGKSLKAQLKAADRLGARWALILGEEERRRGVVIVKDLTGGEQRELPALELESWWKETEHGTGR; encoded by the coding sequence GTGTTGACACAGCGACCGCGGGGGATGCACGACATCCTGCCCCAGGAGGCGTCCCTGTGGCATGAGATCGAGGAGGCGGCCCGGCGAATTTGTGCACGATACGGTTTTTCCGAGGTGCGTACCCCGATTCTGGAGCACACGGAGTTGTTTCAGCGGGGGGTCGGGGAAAACACCGATATCGTGGAAAAAGAGATGTACACGTTTAATGATCGCGGCGGCCGCAGCATGACCCTGCGCCCGGAAGGCACGGCAGGGGCCGTTCGGGCTTATGTGGAGCACAAGTTTTACGGTGGGCCACAGCCCGTCAAATGGTTTTATCTCGGCCCGATGTTTCGTTATGAGCGACCTCAGGCTGGACGGCAGCGCCAGTTTCACCAGTTCGGGGTCGAAGTGTTCGGGGTGGCGGACCCGGCCGTGGACGCCGAGGTGATTGCCCTGGGCCTGGATTTTGTGGAAGATATCGGTTTGAAAGGACTGCGGCTGGAATTGAATAGCGTGGGCTGTTCCCAGTGCCGGCCGGTGTACCGGGAGCGCCTGCTGGCGTACTACCGACCGTTGCGAGAACAGCTGTGTGAGGATTGCCAGGGCCGATTGGAACGCAACCCATTGCGGCTACTCGATTGTAAGCGGGAGACCTGCAAGGCTCTCGCCCAGAGGGCGCCCAGGATCGGGGAGGCGTTGTGCGACGAGTGCCGGGCTCATGATGAGGGGTTGCACCGCCATCTCGACGCCGCCGGCATTGCCTACGAGATCAACCCCCGGCTAGTCAGGGGTCTCGATTATTATACCCGCACAGCCTTCGAAGTGGTGGAAGAAGGAATCGGGGCCCAGGGCACGGTGCTGGGCGGAGGCCGTTACAACGGGTTGGTGGAGGAGCTGGGAGGCCCTTCGGTGCCCGGGATCGGATTTGCCGCCGGGTTGGAGCGCTTGATCTTGGCCCTTGAGCAGCGTCGGGGCGAGGGGGCCTCAGAAGCCGGTGTGGATGTGTTCGGCATCGCTCTCGGGGATGAGGCGTCGGTGGAGCTGACGGGGTGGCTGCGCCGCCTGCGGGCCTTGGGCTGTCGGGCGGAGCGGGGGTTCGAAGGGAAAAGCCTCAAAGCCCAGTTGAAGGCGGCGGACCGACTGGGTGCCCGGTGGGCCCTCATCCTCGGAGAGGAGGAACGGCGACGGGGGGTAGTGATCGTGAAGGATTTGACGGGCGGTGAACAACGAGAGCTGCCCGCTCTGGAATTGGAGTCATGGTGGAAGGAGACCGAGCATGGCACAGGCAGGTAA
- the wecB gene encoding non-hydrolyzing UDP-N-acetylglucosamine 2-epimerase: protein MGKRFAIIVGTRPEIIKMAPVIRECERRKVDYRLVHSGQHYDHAMDRAIFEQFQLPDPHVNLRVGSGRHGEVTARILERFEAYILQEDIRAVLVHGDTNTTLAGALAAAKLNLPIGHVEAGLRSFDRTMPEEVNRVLADHVATHLFAPTPAAVDNLRAEGIENGVYLTGQTAADAIEFLRPGLAEHPILNELHLKPGAYVYLTLHRQENTDHRERMDLLIQGIERVGKELGFTIVCALHPRTRGRLIEYGWLDRFYGIPGIRVVYPPVDVFASLALQSQAAVVLTDSGGLQEEACMLGVPCVTLRENTERPETLAIGSNRLAGYHPDTIVEAVSMMARAPRGWTHPYGDGRASIRILDIFLAE from the coding sequence ATGGGCAAACGATTCGCCATCATCGTCGGGACCCGTCCGGAAATCATCAAGATGGCACCGGTGATTCGGGAATGTGAGAGGAGAAAGGTCGACTATCGCCTGGTCCACAGTGGCCAACATTACGACCACGCCATGGATCGGGCGATTTTTGAACAATTCCAACTTCCCGATCCTCACGTCAATCTGCGGGTGGGATCCGGACGGCACGGCGAAGTCACGGCACGCATCTTGGAACGATTCGAGGCGTACATCCTGCAAGAAGACATTCGGGCCGTCCTCGTGCACGGCGATACGAACACCACCTTGGCGGGCGCCTTGGCAGCCGCGAAACTCAACCTCCCCATCGGTCACGTGGAGGCGGGGTTGCGAAGTTTCGACCGCACCATGCCCGAGGAGGTCAATCGGGTTCTCGCGGATCACGTCGCCACCCATCTTTTTGCCCCTACCCCTGCGGCGGTGGACAACCTTCGGGCTGAGGGAATCGAAAATGGGGTCTACTTAACCGGCCAAACTGCTGCGGACGCCATTGAGTTCCTCCGGCCGGGCTTGGCGGAACATCCGATCTTGAACGAACTTCATCTCAAACCGGGCGCGTACGTGTATCTGACGCTGCACCGGCAGGAGAATACGGACCACCGGGAACGCATGGATCTTTTGATCCAAGGGATCGAGAGGGTCGGAAAAGAACTCGGCTTCACCATCGTCTGCGCCCTTCACCCCCGAACCCGGGGGCGGCTGATCGAATACGGCTGGCTCGACCGATTCTACGGCATCCCGGGGATACGAGTGGTCTACCCCCCGGTGGACGTTTTTGCTTCTTTGGCCCTACAGTCCCAGGCGGCCGTCGTGCTCACCGACAGCGGAGGACTCCAAGAGGAAGCGTGTATGCTCGGCGTCCCCTGCGTCACGCTGCGGGAGAACACCGAGCGACCGGAAACTTTAGCCATCGGATCCAATCGCTTGGCGGGATACCATCCGGACACCATCGTTGAGGCGGTGTCAATGATGGCCCGGGCTCCCCGGGGGTGGACACACCCGTACGGGGA